Genomic window (Chitinophaga parva):
TGATGCTCGGGTTACTCAGGTCGCCGGTGATCTGCAGGCCGGCTACGCGGCTTTGCAGGTACTGGAAAATGTTCTGGTACATGGCCGGCTGGTTGGTCAGGTCAAACACAATACCATCGCCGCCGGAGAACATGCCACTGGTATAGCGCTTGTCCAGTTCCTCTTCCGGTTTGATCTTTTTCTCTTCCACTTTTACTTCCTTCAGCTGTATGGGCTGGCTGGTCATGCTGGGCACATTGCGGTTCACGCGGTTGCCCTGTGCGGCTGTGGCCAGGAAGTTTTTCAGCACAGTATTATCAATGGGAGGCGGCAGCAGGTAAGGATAAGGCGTTTTCACGGGCACGCTGTAATCAAAGAAGTGGTCCGTGAATTTCACCGTAATGTCTGTGAAAGCCTTGGTGCCAGCGCCTTTGTAGTAGATCATGGCGGTGTCTTTAAAATGGGCGTTCTCCAATGCAAACTCACCCAGGCCGGTCACTGGTACCTTGGTATACAGGCTACTGCTGTCCACCGGCACCTTGATGATCATATCCAGCTGGCCGCCCATCATGGGCAGTTTACCCCCGCTGGTATAAGCCGTACCGCCAATGTTGATGCCGGTCTCATACTCATAGCGCTGCTTGGGGAACTGGTTATTGAGGATGGCCTTCCAGGCAAATCTTCTCCAGCCGTTGGTCATCATCACCAGGTCCAGTTGCTGGTTGGTGCTGTCTTCATTGTTTTCAAAATATTGACCGGCATCTTTGATATAACCGGTCAGGTCGGAGGAGAGCAGCAGGCTGCTCACAATGTTCTGACGGTCGGGATTTTCCACCACTTCATCTGCATCGGTCACTGCTACGGAAATGTGTGCCTGCAGGCTGTCCGGTACCTTGATGGTAAAGGAGTTCAGCGTGCGGCGGTTCTGGTTAATGGTGCCTGCTTTCAGGCCCAGTTGCATGGCGGGCTGTTTTACAAAAGCCAGCCGCTCTGCGATGGGCGTACCATCTTTCCTGAACAGCGTGATCTGCAAAATGCCGGAGGGCAGCTGGCTGGTGGGAATAAAGCCGCTGATCTTGCCTTCCTGCACATTGAGCAGGGCGCGGTACACCAGCTGCTGCTGCATGCTGGCCACCACCAGCATTTCATTGTAAGCATCGGAAGTAGTGGGGCCGGTGAGGGCCTGGAAGAACACGCGGGGGCCGCGGTTAAAGACTTTCAGCGTAGCGCCGTCACTAACGGCGGGAGGCAGGAAGAGCATCTTCATGCCGCCGGCGGCATTATTCACAATGGCGCTGTAGTTTTCGCCGGGGGCAGGGGTGAGGGTGAACATGCCCATGCCATCATGCTGGGTCTTGATCTCTGCCACGTTATTGCCTTTGCTGTCTTTTACCTGGCCGGTTACGGCAATAGGAAGGCCCTGTGCGTCAATGGCTTTGAAGGCCACCTGGCAGGCCGCGCCGGTCACCAGGTTACCTCCTTCGGGGAAGAGCTGCACGGCAAAGTCGGTGCTGGCCGGAGGGGTAGCGCCAGTGGCCTTTGCCTGCTGGTCAAAAATGGTGATGTTCTTATAAAAAAGGAAGTGGGTGTCAAAGTTGAGCATCCAGGCCGTGTAGGCGCGGAGCTGGTACTGGCCGGATTTTACAGTAGCGGGGATCACCAACTCGCCGGGTGCGCCACCACCTTGTACGCCCAGCATTTTCTTGGTTACGATGGAGCCGTCCCTGGCGATCAGTTCCACGTAAAGGTTGCGGGCTGTAAGATCGGGCAGGTTCTGCATGGTCAGGTAGGCCTTGAACCAGATGCTTTCGCCGGCGGCGTAGTAATCCTTATCTACATGCAGGTACACCTTTTCCTGCGGGAAGTGGGTGGCATACTGCTGCAGGGCATTGGTAATATTATCCGGCCACTCGCCTTCGGGCAGGAAGCTGAACAAACAGAGCAAACTGATGCTGATGGCGGGTGTTAGCAGGTAGATTCGTCTCTTGATTCGTTGTGGCAAGGAGCGAGGATTCATCATGGTCTACAAAAGTTATAATAGGCTGCCACGCGGGCTACAAATAGTAACAACCGTTAAAACAGCTTAATATTGTGTTTTGAAATTATGGCTACAATAATAGCAATTATTCCCCTGAAATGTATTGATTAGATGAAGCACAGCAGATTGGTGGTGATAGGCGGCGGCGCGGCCGGATTTTTTTGCGCAGTGAATGCAGCACGGCTCCACGCTGGGCTGGAGGTGGTACTGCTGGAAAAGACCGGTAAGTTGCTTTCCAAGGTAAAGGTCTCCGGCGGCGGGCGCTGCAATGTTACGCATGCCGCGCCAGACCTGGCCTACATGGCCCGGCGCTACCCGCGGGGACAGCATTTCGTAAAAAAAGCCTTTGGCCATTTCTTTGTGCCGGATACCATCGCCTGGTTTGCCGACCGGGGCGTGCAGCTGAAAACGGAGGCAGACCTCCGCATGTTTCCTGTAACGGACGATTCCCAAACCATTATTGATTGCCTGCTGCAGGAAGCAGACCGGTACGGGGTGCGGGTGAAGACAAACTCCGAAGTGCTGGCCATGCACCGTACGGCCGCCGGCCACTGGCAGCTGGACCTGGGCCAGGGCAACACCCTGGAGGCAGACGCCGTGTGCGTGGCCGCAGGCGGTTATGCGCAGGCAGGGAAATTTGCGTGGTTGCAGGCGCTGGGTCACCGCATTGAAACGCCGGTGCCATCGCTCTTTACCTTCAATATGCCGGGTAATCCCATCACGGCCCTCATGGGCGTAAGCGTGCCGGAAGCCCAGGTGAAAATAGCGGGCAGTAAACTCCAGGAACTGGGGCCGTTACTCATTACCCACTGGGGCCTCAGTGGCCCGGCGGTACTGCGGCTCTCGGCCTGGGGCGCCCGGGAGCTGTTCACTAAAAATTATCATTTCACCGCCATCATTAACTGGACGCCGGCTTACCACGAAACCAGCATGCGGGAAGCATTGCAGGCGGCCCGGGGCCTGGGAGGACAAAAGATGCACTCCAAGAACCAGTTTGGTCTTCCATCGCGCCTGTGGCAGTTCCTGCTCACGCAGGCCGGTATCCCGGAAGACATGCGCTGGGCGGATATGCCTGCCAAAGCCCAGCAGCAGCTTACCAAACTGCTTACTGCCATGGAATGCCCGGTGGCCGGCAAAACCACTTTCAAAGAGGAATTTGTGACCTGCGGCGGCATTCAGCTGGCCGAAGTGGATGCTAATACGATGGAAAGCAAGAAAGCCCCGGGACTGTTCTTTGCCGGGGAAATACTGGATGTAGACGGTATTACGGGGGGATTTAATTTCCAGCACGCATGGACCAGCGGCATGCTGGCGGCGCGGCATTGTGTGAAGGGATGACAGCTATTCAAAATAATGCACCCCCGGTGTATATTCCCGTTCCAGTGCATCCAGCAGTCTTTCAAAATCGTCAGGGTTGTGCATGAAATCCACCTTGGTAGTGTCCACCATCAGCGTGCGCATGGGATGCTGGCGGATGTATTGCATATACACGTCATGCACACTGCTCAGGTAAGCGTCCGGGATATTCTGCTCATAGCTCCGGTCGCGCCGTTTGATGTTTTCCTGCAACTTGGGTATGGGCGCATTCAGGAACACCATCAGGTCTGGTTGCAACAGCTGCGGATTGATGATATCGAACAGCTTGTTGTAGAGGGAATACTCATCTTCGCTGAGTGTGATCTTGGCAAACAGCAGGCTTTTAATAAAGAGATAGTCAGACACGATCTTATCTGCAAAAAGATCTTTGGTCTGCAACATCTCCTTGAGCTGCTTGTAACGTTCCGCCATGAAGAAAAGCTCCAGCGGGAAGGCATACTGCTGGGGCCTTGCGTAGAACTTGGCCAGGAACGGGTTGTCCGCAAACTCTTCCAGGATCAGTTTTGCGCCGTAATGCTTTGCCAGGCGGCTGGCCAGCGTGGTTTTACCTGCGCCGATGTTGCCTTCTATTGTTATGAATTTATAATGCACGAATAAAAATTTCCGGTTATTGCTATTGCACCTTACGTACTTCCAGCGTATCTGAAGTCTGTTCCAGCAACTCCACCATATTCCTGCCTAACAAGGGATGTACCCAGTCCGGCGCTATTTCCACGATGGGTACCAGCACAAACCGCCGGTGCTGCATTTGGGGGTGGGGCACTTTCAGTGTGGGCGTTTGTATAATGGCGTCGTTATAAAAAATGATGTCGATATCGATCACCCGCGCCCCCCATTTCTCCCGGCGTATACGGCCAATGCGGTGCTCTATCTCCAGCAGTTTTTCCAGCAGGGCAGGGGCTTCCAGCACGGTATCTATGAGCAAGGCCTGGTTCAGGTAAGCGGGTTGTTCCACCTTGCCCCAGGCGGCCGTTTCGTACAGGGCCGATGCTTTGCGTACCGGTCCTGCTTCTGCATGGATAAGGCTTACTGCCTGCTGCAGGTGTTGTTCCCGCGGGCCCAGGTTGCCACCTATAACTAATATTGACTGATTCATGTATATTTAAGACGGCAAAAGTAGCCATATTCCTTATTTTTGACACACATTGTCTGGAATTTCGACGCAATTTCCCGGCCTTATCTTTCATCTATGCGAAATTTCTTAAAAATCTTCCTGGCCTCGTTTGTGGCCCTCCTGGTCTTCTCCGGCTTTGCTTTCTTTTTCCTCCTGATCCTGATCGGTACCGCCACCGCTCCCAAAAAGACAGTGATCGGCGCAAACGCGGTACTGGTGCTGGAAACCAGCCAGGCTTACAAAGAGCAACACGTTTCCGGCAACCCGCTGAACAGCTACATTGGCCGCCCGGACGATGCTGCTACCGGCCTGTATGACGCGGTGCGCCTCCTCCGCCACGCTGCCTACGATGATAAGATCAAAGGTATTTACATCAAGGTGGATGGCAACGCCGCCGGCTTTGCCACCAATGAAGAACTACGTAACGCCCTGCTGGACTTTAAAAAGACAGGTAAGTTCATTTACGCCTACGGCGAAGTAATGAGCCAGCACGCCTATTACCTGGCTTCCGTGGCAGACAAGATCTATCTCAATCCCAAAGGCGGCCTGGAATTTTCCGGCTTTGCCGTGCAATACGCCTACCTCAAAGGCCTGCTGGAAAAACTGGAAATTGAGCCCCAGATCTTTTATGACGGCAAGTTCAAAAGCGCTACAGAGCCCCTGCGCGAAACGCAAATGACAGAAGCCAACCGTATCCAGACCACCGCATTCCTTTCCCAGTTGTATGGTCACTACCTCAGCGGCATTGGCGCACAACGTAAGATCGATACCGCTGCCCTGCATCAATATGCCAACGAAGGCCTCATCCAGGAATCTGCAGACGCCCTCCGCTACAAACTGGTGGACGGCCTGAAATACGATGACCAGGTGATGGACGAACTGCGCAAAAAACTGAACCTCGACGGGAAAGACGGCTCGGTGAACTTCGTATCCCTCAATCAATATGATAAAGCCACCGATATTTCTGCCACCGGCGACAGCAAGATTGCGCTCATCTATGCCCAGGGCGATATTGTGGGTGGCAATACTGACGCTGAAGGAAAGATCAGCAGCGGCGCTTACCTGAAAATGATCCGCAAGGCGCGGGAAGATGAGGATGTCAAAGCCATTGTGTTCCGCGTAAACTCCGGTGGCGGCAGCGCCCTGGCTTCTGAAGTGATCTGGCGCGAGCTCACCCTGGCTAGAAAAGTGAAACCCGTGGTAGTATCCATGGGCGATTACGCAGCCTCTGGCGGGTACTACATTTCCTGCATGGCGGATTCCATTTTCGCGCAGCCCAATACCCTCACCGGTTCCATCGGCGTATTCGCCGTGCTGCCCAACCTGGGAGGTTTCTTTAAGAACAAACTGGGTGTCACCTTTGACGGGGTGAAGACCGCACAATACGCAGACCTGGGCACCGTGAGCCGCCCCATGACCGACGGTGAAAAACACCTGATGCAACAGGGGGTAGACAGCACTTACGCTGCCTTCAAAAGCCGCGTGGTGGCCGGCCGCAGGCTGAGTGGCGCGGTGGTAGACAGCATTGCCCAGGGCCGTGTATGGAGCGGGGAAGATGCAAAGCGCATCGGCCTGGTAGACCGTATCGGCGGCATTGACGAAGCCATCAAATGCGCTGCTAAACTGGCCCACGCAGGCACTTACGAGCTCCGTGAATATCCCAGTGTGAAAGACCCGCTCACCCGCTTCTTCAGCCACTTTGGTGACGACGAGTCTTCCACCCGTATCCTCAAAAGAGAACTGGGTGAAAACTACGATCTATACATGCGCATCAAACACCTGAAGGAAATGAGCGGCCAGGTAGAGGCGAAGATGCCGTTTGACCTGCTATTCAATTAAAAGGAATCATAAAACGTTGATGGTTAAGCAGTAAAATCACGTTGTCAATGGGTAAAGCGTAATTGCCAGGTTGATATATTTTATAAGTCTTTAATATAAAGCAGGCCAATCCGCAGGGGTTGGCCTGCTTGTTTAGGCCGGTCTGCTGCTTTGGGAAGCCCGGTTCTTTGTTTGGGAGGAATTGAAATTTGAACATTGCCACGGGCCAGTTTCCTTTGATTTTTAGCTATTGAAGCCCGGAAATTATTTTTCCGGGGATTTTTGCCTTTTGTTTAGTTAGTTTTACACGATTTTTTTAACAAGACAGCTAGGATCTATGAGTGCGCAGTATAACCAGTGGAGAGCCATGATAGCGGTGATGAAGGCCAGTCTCCGGGCCATGTTCCGCAGCCCTTCCGCTGTAGTGTTTACCTTGGGGTTCCCGTTGGTATTTATTTTAGTGTTTGGCTTCATCGGCACAGGCAGGGAGACCGTTACTATTGGGTTTAGCCAGGGAACGGATACTACCAGCATTATGTATAAAGCGCTCTGTGGCAACCCGGCCCTGCGCCTTACTAAAGACAAAACACCCGAAGAAATGGAGGCAGATATGCGCAAAGGCCGCATTACCGCCATTCTCGACATCACCACCATTGCGCCGCCGCCCCAGCCCAAATACAAGGTAACGGTGCGCACTTCCACCTCCGGTGCCAATAAGATCGATTACCTCTGGTCGGTGATCAATACCACCACCAGCCGCATAGACGACCGTTTTAACCCGCGCAGTTCCGTAGCGGAGCTGCATACAGACAACGTGCCGGGCCGCGCTTATACCATGATCGATTTCATCCTGCCTGGTATGCTGGCATTTTCCCTGCTCAGCGCCGCGGTGTTTGGAACGGCTTTTCTGTTCTTTTCCCTGCGCCAGACCCTGGTACTGAAACGCTTTTTTGCCACGCCTATCCGCCGCGGCTACATCATCGTGGGCGAGGGGCTGAGCCGCATGCTCTTCCAGCTCATCGGCTCCATCGTGATCATCGGCCTGGGCCACTTTGCATTCGGGTTTACACTGGTGCATGGCTGGGTCACTTTCCTGGAAATGCTGGTGCTCTGTGTATTTGGGCTGGTGATCTTCATGGGCTTTGGCTTTGTGATCAGCAGCATGGCCAAAAGTGAGAGTACCATTCCGCCCCTGGCTAATATTATTACCATGCCCCAGTTCCTGCTGGCCGGCATTTTTGTAAATGTAGACGCATTCCCGGCCTGGTTGCAGCCCGTGTGCCGCGCCCTGCCGCTTACCTACCTGGTAGATGCGCTGCGCAAAGTGGCTTTCGAGGGCCAGCACCTTTGGAACGTAGGCTTGGAAATAGGCGTGCTTACCGTGTGGGGCATCGTGGTGTATGCAGCGGCCGTGAAGGTCTTCAAGTGGGAGTAGTCCTGCCTGCAACAGCTTACTGGCCGCGGTTTCGCGGCCTTTTCTCTTTTTCTGAAACCTATTCTTTGTATGCGTTTTTTCAAGTTATTCCTGATCAGCGTTTTCGGCCTGGCCGTGGTGATCTTTCTCTTGTCCCTGCTGCTGCCGCCCAATGCGGTAGTGGAGCGTATCGGCGTCATTGAATCGCCCAAAGACACGGTGGCCGCCCACCTCACAGACCTGCGCCGCTGGAAAAGCTGGTATCCCATGTTCCGGCAGGATACCCTGTTCCAGTTGCAGATCTCCGAGCCTGCCAGTGGTGTAGGCGCCTGGGCCCACTGGACCAGCAAAACAGATGTTACCGAT
Coding sequences:
- a CDS encoding BaiN/RdsA family NAD(P)/FAD-dependent oxidoreductase, which produces MKHSRLVVIGGGAAGFFCAVNAARLHAGLEVVLLEKTGKLLSKVKVSGGGRCNVTHAAPDLAYMARRYPRGQHFVKKAFGHFFVPDTIAWFADRGVQLKTEADLRMFPVTDDSQTIIDCLLQEADRYGVRVKTNSEVLAMHRTAAGHWQLDLGQGNTLEADAVCVAAGGYAQAGKFAWLQALGHRIETPVPSLFTFNMPGNPITALMGVSVPEAQVKIAGSKLQELGPLLITHWGLSGPAVLRLSAWGARELFTKNYHFTAIINWTPAYHETSMREALQAARGLGGQKMHSKNQFGLPSRLWQFLLTQAGIPEDMRWADMPAKAQQQLTKLLTAMECPVAGKTTFKEEFVTCGGIQLAEVDANTMESKKAPGLFFAGEILDVDGITGGFNFQHAWTSGMLAARHCVKG
- a CDS encoding deoxynucleoside kinase, yielding MHYKFITIEGNIGAGKTTLASRLAKHYGAKLILEEFADNPFLAKFYARPQQYAFPLELFFMAERYKQLKEMLQTKDLFADKIVSDYLFIKSLLFAKITLSEDEYSLYNKLFDIINPQLLQPDLMVFLNAPIPKLQENIKRRDRSYEQNIPDAYLSSVHDVYMQYIRQHPMRTLMVDTTKVDFMHNPDDFERLLDALEREYTPGVHYFE
- the folK gene encoding 2-amino-4-hydroxy-6-hydroxymethyldihydropteridine diphosphokinase, producing MNQSILVIGGNLGPREQHLQQAVSLIHAEAGPVRKASALYETAAWGKVEQPAYLNQALLIDTVLEAPALLEKLLEIEHRIGRIRREKWGARVIDIDIIFYNDAIIQTPTLKVPHPQMQHRRFVLVPIVEIAPDWVHPLLGRNMVELLEQTSDTLEVRKVQ
- the sppA gene encoding signal peptide peptidase SppA — protein: MRNFLKIFLASFVALLVFSGFAFFFLLILIGTATAPKKTVIGANAVLVLETSQAYKEQHVSGNPLNSYIGRPDDAATGLYDAVRLLRHAAYDDKIKGIYIKVDGNAAGFATNEELRNALLDFKKTGKFIYAYGEVMSQHAYYLASVADKIYLNPKGGLEFSGFAVQYAYLKGLLEKLEIEPQIFYDGKFKSATEPLRETQMTEANRIQTTAFLSQLYGHYLSGIGAQRKIDTAALHQYANEGLIQESADALRYKLVDGLKYDDQVMDELRKKLNLDGKDGSVNFVSLNQYDKATDISATGDSKIALIYAQGDIVGGNTDAEGKISSGAYLKMIRKAREDEDVKAIVFRVNSGGGSALASEVIWRELTLARKVKPVVVSMGDYAASGGYYISCMADSIFAQPNTLTGSIGVFAVLPNLGGFFKNKLGVTFDGVKTAQYADLGTVSRPMTDGEKHLMQQGVDSTYAAFKSRVVAGRRLSGAVVDSIAQGRVWSGEDAKRIGLVDRIGGIDEAIKCAAKLAHAGTYELREYPSVKDPLTRFFSHFGDDESSTRILKRELGENYDLYMRIKHLKEMSGQVEAKMPFDLLFN
- a CDS encoding ABC transporter permease; its protein translation is MSAQYNQWRAMIAVMKASLRAMFRSPSAVVFTLGFPLVFILVFGFIGTGRETVTIGFSQGTDTTSIMYKALCGNPALRLTKDKTPEEMEADMRKGRITAILDITTIAPPPQPKYKVTVRTSTSGANKIDYLWSVINTTTSRIDDRFNPRSSVAELHTDNVPGRAYTMIDFILPGMLAFSLLSAAVFGTAFLFFSLRQTLVLKRFFATPIRRGYIIVGEGLSRMLFQLIGSIVIIGLGHFAFGFTLVHGWVTFLEMLVLCVFGLVIFMGFGFVISSMAKSESTIPPLANIITMPQFLLAGIFVNVDAFPAWLQPVCRALPLTYLVDALRKVAFEGQHLWNVGLEIGVLTVWGIVVYAAAVKVFKWE